A stretch of the Bacillus anthracis str. Vollum genome encodes the following:
- a CDS encoding acetyl-CoA carboxylase biotin carboxylase subunit, with protein sequence MFQKILIANRGEIAVRIMKTCQKLGIRTVAIYSEADENALHVKMANEAYLVGGPRVQESYLNLEKIIEIAKKTNAEAIHPGYGLLSENPSFPVRCKEEGIVFIGPSEEIITKMGSKIESRIAMQAADVPVVPGITTNIETAEEAIEIAKQIGYPLMLKASAGGGGIGMQLMETEQTLTKAFESNKTRAQNFFGNGEMYLERYIADAHHIEIQLLADTHGNTVYLWERECSVQRRNQKVIEEAPSPFLDEGTRKAMGEIAVQAAKALGYTNAGTVEFLVDEQKNFYFLEMNTRLQVEHPVTEEITGLDLVEQQLLIAYGEKLSFTQDDIKRSGHAIEARIYAEDPKTFFPSPGKITDLTLPTNVRIDHFLENQVTITPFYDPMIAKVIAHGETREEAISKLHDALEELKVEGIKTNTPMLLQVLEDDVFKSGIYTTGFVTKQLVKK encoded by the coding sequence ATGTTTCAAAAAATATTAATTGCTAATCGCGGGGAAATCGCAGTTCGTATTATGAAAACTTGTCAAAAACTTGGCATTCGTACTGTTGCTATTTATTCTGAGGCAGATGAAAATGCCTTACATGTAAAAATGGCAAATGAAGCTTACTTAGTGGGTGGGCCGCGTGTCCAAGAAAGCTATTTAAACCTTGAAAAAATAATTGAAATAGCGAAGAAGACAAATGCCGAAGCAATCCATCCGGGATATGGATTATTATCTGAGAATCCATCTTTCCCAGTACGTTGTAAAGAAGAAGGAATCGTATTTATCGGTCCATCAGAAGAAATCATTACGAAGATGGGAAGTAAAATTGAATCACGTATTGCAATGCAAGCTGCAGATGTCCCAGTAGTTCCAGGTATTACTACAAATATTGAAACTGCTGAAGAAGCAATTGAAATTGCGAAACAAATTGGTTATCCATTAATGTTGAAGGCATCCGCAGGAGGCGGAGGCATTGGAATGCAGTTGATGGAAACTGAGCAAACGCTCACCAAAGCATTTGAAAGCAACAAAACAAGAGCACAAAACTTCTTCGGTAATGGAGAAATGTATTTAGAGCGCTATATAGCAGACGCGCATCATATTGAAATTCAGCTTTTAGCAGATACACATGGTAACACGGTGTATTTATGGGAGCGTGAATGTTCAGTGCAGCGCCGAAATCAAAAAGTGATTGAAGAAGCCCCTTCACCATTTTTAGATGAAGGTACACGAAAAGCGATGGGTGAAATTGCTGTACAAGCTGCTAAAGCCCTAGGTTATACAAATGCTGGTACAGTTGAGTTTCTTGTAGATGAGCAGAAGAACTTCTATTTCTTAGAGATGAATACGAGATTACAAGTAGAGCATCCAGTGACAGAAGAAATTACGGGTTTAGATCTTGTAGAACAACAACTTTTAATTGCATATGGTGAGAAATTATCGTTTACACAAGATGATATAAAACGTAGTGGTCATGCCATTGAGGCACGTATTTATGCGGAAGATCCGAAAACTTTCTTCCCATCACCTGGGAAAATTACAGATTTAACGCTTCCAACAAACGTACGTATTGATCACTTTTTGGAGAATCAAGTAACGATTACACCTTTCTATGATCCAATGATTGCGAAAGTCATTGCTCATGGTGAGACTCGTGAAGAAGCAATTTCAAAATTACATGATGCTTTAGAAGAATTAAAAGTAGAAGGTATTAAAACAAACACGCCAATGCTACTGCAAGTATTGGAAGATGATGTGTTCAAAAGTGGTATTTATACAACGGGTTTTGTAACGAAACAACTTGTTAAAAAATAA
- a CDS encoding GNAT family N-acetyltransferase — protein sequence MVYERRMKLIKLEPFKRSDFKRLINWIDSEEFLIQWSGNAFTYPLHEQQLEKYIESENTLAFKVIDEETKEVIGHISLGQIDHINKSARIGKVLVGDTRMRGRSIGKHMMKAVLHIAFDELKLHRVTLGVYDFNTSAISCYEKIGFVKEGLLRESKKVGETYWNLWEMSMLEYEWGDKKQ from the coding sequence ATGGTGTATGAAAGGAGAATGAAGTTGATTAAATTAGAACCCTTTAAACGATCCGATTTCAAACGATTAATAAACTGGATTGATTCCGAAGAATTTTTAATACAGTGGTCTGGAAATGCATTTACATATCCCCTACATGAACAACAATTAGAAAAATATATAGAAAGTGAAAATACACTTGCATTCAAAGTAATAGATGAAGAGACTAAAGAAGTAATTGGTCATATTTCACTTGGGCAAATAGACCATATAAATAAATCTGCAAGGATTGGTAAAGTACTAGTTGGTGATACGAGAATGAGAGGACGTTCCATAGGGAAGCATATGATGAAAGCAGTACTTCATATTGCATTTGATGAATTAAAACTACATAGAGTAACGCTTGGTGTTTATGATTTTAATACATCGGCTATTTCATGTTACGAAAAAATAGGATTTGTAAAAGAAGGCTTATTAAGAGAGTCGAAAAAAGTAGGGGAGACATATTGGAATTTATGGGAAATGAGTATGTTAGAATATGAATGGGGCGATAAAAAACAATAG
- a CDS encoding AAA family ATPase: MNKKTKIITIAAVSGGGKTTVTERLTHKLMNSKALYFDRYNFDNCPTDICKWIDDGANYDEWVLTPLIKDIQHLIRDSNVDYIIVDYPFAYLNSEMRQFIDVTIFIDTPLDIAMARRILRDFKEDTISEIHNDLEHYINYARKAYLEALHTVKPNSDIVLDGALSVDQIINQIEEELYRREVIANG, from the coding sequence ATGAATAAAAAAACGAAAATTATTACAATTGCAGCTGTTTCAGGAGGAGGTAAAACTACTGTTACAGAAAGATTAACTCATAAATTAATGAATTCAAAAGCACTATATTTTGATAGATATAACTTTGATAACTGTCCTACTGATATTTGTAAATGGATTGATGATGGAGCCAATTATGATGAATGGGTACTCACACCATTAATTAAGGATATTCAGCATCTTATACGAGATAGTAATGTAGATTATATTATTGTAGATTATCCTTTTGCATACTTAAATAGTGAAATGCGACAATTCATTGATGTAACTATATTTATCGATACGCCTTTAGATATTGCAATGGCTAGAAGAATTTTGCGAGATTTTAAAGAAGATACAATAAGTGAAATACATAATGATTTAGAGCATTATATAAACTATGCTAGAAAAGCCTATTTGGAGGCACTTCATACTGTAAAGCCAAATTCAGATATTGTGTTGGATGGAGCATTATCTGTAGATCAAATAATTAATCAAATTGAAGAAGAACTTTATCGGAGAGAAGTGATCGCCAATGGTTAA
- the exsK gene encoding exosporium protein ExsK — protein sequence MGSRYSNSRKKCSCKQCSCKQDDCWDVFEECKKEHEEQNKACDCCCVQGIRDELRKLVNRSVRITTGSNNYAGTVSSVTCDVVKLANSAGVVTVIISVCKIEAIEALLT from the coding sequence TTGGGATCTCGTTATAGTAATTCTAGAAAAAAGTGTTCATGTAAACAGTGTTCATGTAAACAGGATGATTGTTGGGATGTTTTTGAAGAGTGTAAAAAAGAACATGAAGAGCAAAATAAGGCATGTGACTGTTGCTGTGTACAAGGAATTAGAGATGAGCTGAGAAAGTTAGTAAACAGATCAGTGCGTATTACAACAGGAAGTAATAATTATGCAGGAACTGTTTCTTCAGTCACTTGTGATGTTGTAAAGCTTGCTAATAGTGCTGGGGTAGTTACAGTAATTATTTCAGTTTGTAAAATTGAAGCGATTGAAGCATTGTTAACATAA
- a CDS encoding enoyl-CoA hydratase, which yields MLQLQNISVDYATPHVVKISLNRERQANSLSLALLEELQNILTQINEEANTRVVILTGAGEKAFCAGADLKERAGMNEEQVRHAVSMIRTTMEMVEQLPQPVIAAINGIALGGGTELSLACDFRIAAESASLGLTETTLAIIPGAGGTQRLPRLIGVGRAKELIYTGRRISAQEAKEYGLVEFVVPVHLLEEKAIEIAEKIASNGPIAVRLAKEAISNGIQVDLHTGLQMEKQAYEGVIHTKDRLEGLQAFKEKRTPMYKGE from the coding sequence ATGCTACAATTACAAAATATTTCAGTTGATTATGCAACACCGCACGTTGTAAAGATTTCATTAAATCGTGAAAGACAAGCAAACTCATTATCTTTAGCGTTATTAGAAGAGTTACAAAACATATTAACTCAAATAAATGAAGAGGCAAATACTCGTGTAGTTATTTTAACAGGTGCTGGTGAAAAAGCGTTTTGTGCTGGTGCTGATTTAAAAGAACGTGCTGGCATGAATGAAGAACAAGTTCGCCATGCTGTTAGTATGATTCGCACTACTATGGAAATGGTTGAACAATTACCACAGCCAGTTATTGCTGCTATAAATGGCATCGCACTTGGTGGTGGTACGGAATTAAGTTTAGCTTGTGATTTTAGAATTGCGGCTGAATCTGCGAGTCTTGGTCTTACTGAAACTACACTTGCAATTATACCAGGAGCAGGTGGTACGCAGCGTTTGCCAAGATTAATTGGTGTTGGTAGAGCGAAAGAATTAATTTATACAGGAAGACGTATTTCGGCACAAGAAGCGAAAGAATATGGTCTAGTAGAATTTGTTGTACCAGTTCATTTACTTGAAGAAAAAGCGATTGAAATAGCAGAGAAAATTGCTAGTAATGGTCCCATTGCTGTTCGATTAGCGAAAGAAGCAATTTCAAACGGTATTCAAGTTGATTTACATACCGGATTACAAATGGAAAAACAAGCGTATGAAGGTGTAATCCATACGAAAGACAGATTAGAAGGATTACAGGCATTCAAGGAAAAACGCACACCAATGTATAAGGGGGAGTAA
- a CDS encoding acyl-CoA dehydrogenase, whose translation MEFTLTREKQMIKEMVRDFAEKEIAPKAVYYDKTAEFPYETFQKMGELGLLGIPFPEEYGGSGGDTVSYALAVEEIGRACGGTGLSYAATISLGASPIYYFGTEEQKQKYLVPMASGKTLGAFGLTEPNAGSDAGGTQTKAILDGDEYVISGEKCWITNAEYANTIIVTAVNGIEENGRKRISAFIVPTTSEGLTISSPYDKMGVRASNTCEIVLDGVRVPKENILGDVNKGFKQFLYTLDGGRISIAALAVGIAQSAFERALQYAKERQQFGKAISNFQAIQFKLADMATEVELARNLVHKAAWLKDNDKPFGKEAAMAKLFASEAASRIANQAVQIHGGYGYMREYEVERHIRDAKLLEIGEGTSEIQRLVIARHLGCR comes from the coding sequence ATGGAATTTACTCTAACTCGCGAAAAACAAATGATTAAAGAAATGGTACGTGACTTTGCTGAAAAGGAAATCGCACCGAAAGCTGTGTATTATGACAAAACTGCAGAGTTTCCATATGAAACATTTCAAAAAATGGGCGAACTAGGATTATTAGGCATCCCATTCCCAGAAGAGTATGGAGGTTCAGGTGGCGATACAGTATCGTACGCGTTAGCAGTTGAAGAAATTGGTCGTGCTTGTGGTGGAACAGGATTAAGTTACGCTGCAACAATTTCATTAGGTGCTTCTCCAATTTATTATTTCGGTACAGAAGAACAAAAACAGAAATATTTAGTTCCAATGGCATCAGGCAAAACTTTAGGTGCTTTCGGATTAACTGAGCCGAATGCTGGATCTGATGCAGGTGGTACACAAACAAAAGCTATATTAGATGGAGACGAGTATGTTATTAGTGGTGAGAAGTGTTGGATTACAAATGCTGAGTATGCAAATACAATTATTGTAACCGCTGTCAACGGTATTGAAGAGAATGGTAGAAAACGTATTTCTGCATTTATCGTACCGACTACTAGTGAAGGGTTAACGATTTCAAGCCCTTACGATAAGATGGGCGTACGTGCTTCTAATACTTGTGAAATCGTACTTGATGGTGTACGTGTACCAAAAGAAAATATTCTTGGTGATGTAAATAAAGGATTTAAACAATTCTTATATACACTTGATGGAGGACGTATTTCAATCGCAGCATTAGCTGTTGGTATTGCACAATCTGCATTTGAACGTGCATTGCAATATGCGAAAGAACGTCAACAATTTGGAAAGGCAATTTCTAATTTCCAAGCGATTCAATTTAAATTAGCTGATATGGCGACTGAAGTAGAGCTAGCACGTAATTTAGTACATAAAGCAGCTTGGTTAAAAGATAACGATAAACCTTTCGGTAAAGAAGCGGCTATGGCAAAACTTTTCGCATCTGAGGCTGCTAGTCGTATTGCAAATCAAGCAGTACAAATTCACGGTGGATACGGCTATATGCGTGAATATGAAGTAGAACGACATATTCGTGATGCAAAACTATTAGAAATTGGTGAAGGAACTTCTGAAATTCAACGTCTCGTAATTGCTAGACATTTAGGATGTAGATAA
- the mvaB gene encoding hydroxymethylglutaryl-CoA lyase: protein MKLPNFAVIKEVGPRDGLQNEKKIVGTKDKVKWIQLLTEAGLSYVEVSSFVHPKWVPALADANDVFSELKRDPNVTYAALVPNQNGLERAFLQNVDEVNVFLSASESHNKSNINKSIKEALVVIEDITKQALFEGKKVRGYVSTVFGCPYEGDISAIAVDELCDQLFSYGIYEVSLGDTIGVANPLQVERVLEHLLKKYDASQFAMHFHNTYGMALANVVKSLEYGITTFDSSCGGLGGCPYAPGASGNVATDDLVHMLHKLGVQTNIDEEKLLRASQFIQSKLNIQLPSHVYRALQHKTISR from the coding sequence TTGAAACTACCTAATTTTGCTGTCATTAAAGAAGTCGGGCCACGTGATGGCTTACAGAATGAAAAAAAGATTGTTGGCACAAAAGATAAAGTAAAATGGATTCAACTACTTACAGAGGCGGGATTATCGTACGTTGAAGTTTCCTCATTCGTTCACCCTAAATGGGTCCCTGCATTGGCAGATGCAAATGATGTGTTTTCAGAGCTGAAAAGGGACCCAAATGTTACATATGCAGCGCTTGTTCCAAATCAAAATGGTTTGGAACGAGCTTTTTTGCAAAATGTAGATGAGGTGAATGTTTTTTTATCAGCAAGTGAATCTCATAATAAAAGTAATATTAATAAATCCATTAAAGAAGCATTAGTTGTAATTGAAGATATAACAAAACAGGCATTATTCGAAGGCAAAAAAGTAAGAGGCTATGTGTCTACTGTATTTGGATGTCCTTATGAAGGGGATATAAGTGCCATAGCAGTTGACGAATTATGTGATCAACTATTTTCATATGGCATTTATGAAGTGTCTCTTGGCGACACAATCGGAGTAGCGAATCCGTTACAAGTAGAGCGAGTATTAGAGCATTTATTAAAGAAATATGATGCTTCGCAGTTTGCAATGCACTTCCATAATACGTACGGAATGGCTCTTGCAAATGTAGTAAAGTCTTTAGAATATGGCATTACAACATTTGATAGTTCTTGTGGTGGTCTTGGCGGCTGTCCATATGCACCAGGAGCATCAGGAAATGTTGCAACTGATGACTTAGTTCATATGCTCCATAAGTTAGGGGTCCAAACGAATATTGATGAAGAGAAGTTATTAAGAGCGAGTCAATTTATTCAAAGTAAATTAAATATCCAATTACCGAGTCATGTGTATAGAGCGCTTCAACATAAAACGATAAGTAGGTGA
- a CDS encoding YbgA family protein has protein sequence MRQFAKPTIVVSKCLEFDACRYNGEMIPDVTIRNLQPFVTFIPVCPEVEIGLGTPRETIRIVEEKGVNKLVQPSTREDLTEKMEQFSNEFLQTLSDVDGFILKNRSPSCGTRDVKIYSGFEKAPAKGKGPGLFGGAVVKKFSHLPIEEEGRLSNFIIREHFFTRLFTIAYYKMIKRNKNMKDLVSFQSDNKYLFMAYNQVKQKELGRIIANQKNETIEVVFENYEKTLYELFMRTPRYTSNVNVCEHIFGYFKTKLKKQEKDHFLNLIQKYIEKKIPLSSLLAILKSWALRFDEKYLLRQTYFEPYPEALVEISDSGKGRDY, from the coding sequence ATGCGACAATTTGCAAAACCTACAATCGTTGTAAGTAAATGTTTAGAGTTTGATGCTTGTCGTTATAATGGAGAGATGATTCCGGATGTAACTATACGAAATTTGCAGCCATTTGTTACATTTATACCTGTTTGTCCAGAAGTCGAGATTGGATTGGGGACTCCTCGTGAAACGATACGCATTGTAGAAGAAAAAGGGGTGAATAAACTTGTGCAACCGTCTACAAGAGAAGACCTCACTGAAAAAATGGAGCAATTTTCAAATGAATTTTTACAAACGTTATCAGATGTGGATGGTTTTATTTTAAAAAATCGTTCGCCAAGTTGTGGTACGCGTGATGTGAAAATTTATTCTGGTTTTGAAAAAGCACCAGCAAAAGGGAAAGGACCAGGCTTATTTGGTGGTGCAGTAGTAAAAAAATTTTCGCATCTTCCAATTGAAGAGGAAGGCAGATTGTCGAATTTTATTATTAGAGAGCATTTCTTTACAAGGTTATTTACAATCGCATATTACAAGATGATTAAACGTAATAAAAATATGAAAGACCTCGTATCGTTTCAGTCGGATAATAAATATTTATTTATGGCATATAATCAGGTGAAACAAAAGGAATTAGGGCGTATTATTGCAAATCAAAAAAATGAAACGATCGAAGTTGTATTTGAAAACTATGAGAAGACTTTATATGAATTATTTATGCGCACACCCCGCTATACATCAAATGTAAATGTATGTGAGCATATTTTTGGATACTTTAAAACAAAGCTGAAAAAACAAGAAAAAGATCATTTTTTAAATTTAATACAAAAGTATATAGAAAAGAAAATTCCGCTTAGTAGCTTACTTGCAATTTTAAAATCATGGGCTCTTCGATTTGATGAAAAGTATTTATTAAGACAAACATATTTCGAACCATATCCTGAAGCTTTAGTAGAGATTTCAGATTCAGGTAAAGGTAGAGATTATTAA
- a CDS encoding acetyl-CoA carboxylase biotin carboxyl carrier protein subunit, with protein MMTKVYASMAGNVWKIVVGVGDTVEEEQDVVILESMKMEIPIVSEEAGTVMKINVQEGDFVNEGDVLLEIE; from the coding sequence ATGATGACGAAAGTATATGCATCGATGGCAGGAAATGTATGGAAGATTGTTGTAGGAGTAGGAGATACAGTAGAGGAAGAGCAGGATGTCGTCATTTTGGAATCTATGAAAATGGAAATTCCAATCGTTTCAGAAGAAGCTGGCACAGTTATGAAAATTAATGTGCAAGAAGGCGATTTTGTAAATGAAGGAGATGTATTACTAGAAATTGAATAG
- a CDS encoding acyl-CoA carboxylase subunit beta encodes MIDQKQQSNTFEERVETIKRGGAPKYHEQNKAKGKLFVRDRLALLFDNGEYVEDALFANCEETGLPADGVITATGKIHGRTACVMANDSTVKAGSWGARTVEKILRIQETAEKLRVPLFYLVDSAGARITDQVEMFPGRRGAGRIFYNQVKLSGKVPQVCLLFGPSAAGGAYIPAFCDVVMMVEGNASMYLGSPRMAEMVIGEKVTLEEMGGARMHCSISGCGDVLCKTEEDAITQARQYISYFPNNYLEKTPLVTPQEPKQFDKTLEQIIPENQNAPFNMKDLINRVIDEGSFYEVKKLFAQELITGLARIDGKPVGIIANQPRMKGGVLFHDSADKAAKFINLCDAYHIPLLFLADVPGFMIGTKVERAGIIRHGAKMISAMSEATVPKISIVVRKAYGAGLYAMAGPAFEPDCCLALPTASIAVMGPEAAVNAVYANKIAALPEEERDSFIAEKREEYKKDIDIYHLASEMVIDGIVHPNNLREELKGRFEMYMSKYQVFTDRKHPVYPV; translated from the coding sequence ATGATAGACCAAAAACAACAATCGAATACATTTGAAGAACGAGTTGAAACGATTAAACGAGGCGGCGCACCAAAATATCATGAACAAAATAAAGCGAAAGGTAAACTATTCGTTCGAGATCGCTTAGCTCTTTTATTTGATAATGGTGAATATGTAGAAGATGCATTATTTGCAAATTGTGAAGAAACGGGATTACCTGCTGATGGTGTTATAACGGCAACGGGAAAAATACATGGTCGTACTGCATGCGTAATGGCAAATGATTCTACGGTAAAGGCTGGATCATGGGGCGCACGTACAGTTGAAAAGATTTTACGTATTCAAGAAACGGCAGAAAAATTACGTGTTCCGTTATTTTATTTAGTTGACTCTGCTGGGGCGCGTATTACGGATCAAGTTGAAATGTTCCCAGGGCGCCGCGGTGCAGGAAGAATCTTCTATAATCAAGTGAAATTATCAGGTAAAGTTCCGCAAGTATGTTTATTATTTGGACCTTCTGCAGCTGGTGGCGCATATATTCCAGCCTTTTGTGACGTTGTTATGATGGTAGAAGGGAATGCTTCTATGTATTTAGGATCTCCTCGTATGGCTGAGATGGTTATCGGTGAAAAGGTAACTTTAGAAGAGATGGGCGGAGCTCGTATGCATTGCTCTATATCAGGATGTGGAGATGTTTTATGTAAAACAGAAGAAGATGCGATTACACAAGCAAGACAATACATTTCATATTTTCCAAACAACTACTTAGAAAAGACTCCATTGGTTACACCTCAAGAACCGAAACAATTCGATAAAACGTTAGAACAAATCATTCCAGAAAATCAAAATGCTCCTTTCAATATGAAAGATCTTATTAATAGAGTTATTGATGAAGGTTCTTTCTACGAAGTGAAAAAATTATTTGCTCAAGAACTCATTACAGGTTTAGCACGTATTGATGGTAAGCCAGTAGGTATTATTGCAAATCAACCGCGAATGAAAGGCGGCGTATTATTCCACGATTCAGCTGATAAAGCAGCGAAGTTTATAAATTTATGCGATGCATATCATATTCCGTTATTATTCCTTGCAGATGTACCTGGATTTATGATTGGTACAAAAGTAGAACGTGCTGGTATTATTCGTCACGGTGCAAAAATGATTTCTGCAATGAGTGAAGCAACTGTACCGAAAATTTCTATCGTTGTTCGTAAAGCATATGGTGCTGGTTTATATGCGATGGCAGGTCCAGCCTTTGAACCAGATTGCTGCCTAGCATTACCGACAGCCTCTATTGCGGTAATGGGTCCAGAAGCCGCGGTCAATGCTGTATATGCAAATAAGATTGCAGCTTTACCTGAAGAAGAGCGTGATAGCTTCATTGCTGAAAAACGAGAAGAGTATAAGAAAGATATTGATATTTACCATTTAGCATCAGAGATGGTCATTGATGGTATTGTTCATCCAAACAATTTAAGAGAAGAGTTAAAAGGACGATTCGAAATGTATATGAGTAAATATCAAGTATTTACGGATCGTAAACATCCTGTTTATCCAGTTTAA
- a CDS encoding AMP-binding protein produces MKQAVWFPTEEYKEKTRLYGWMKSLGYEDYETFYNKSIEETAWFWGEAEKVVGYQWMKPYTEVLDLQNGTPFAQWYNGGTCNVVESVLSRWLADDETRTQPALQYEGENGTSKSFTYEELDSWVSRAANGLKHAGIEKGDRVTIYMPMIPETVVAMLAVMKIGAIISPIFSGFASDAVMTRVQAAGSKMIITADGFSRRGKIVSLKDEVDKACEHCPTVEKVVIVRHAGNDFTPHNYDFSWSTLEKEKPFVHAEEMHSDDPLMLIYTSGTTGKPKGTVHTHAGFPLKAAFDAGFGMNIKQGDRVLWVTDMGWMMGPFLLFGSLINGATMVMYEGVPDFPKADRLWETVDKYEITHLGISPTLIRALMAKGDEYVNKHSLKSLEVFASTGEPWNPDPWMWLFETVGKSNVPICNYSGGTEISGGIFGNVLIKPIAPISFNASLPGMAAVVLDDQGNPIRDEVGELCLEKPWVGMTKSFWEDDERYVNTYWSRFENKWVHGDWVVYDGEQYIITGRSDDTLNIAGKRIGPAEYESILVKHNDVIEAAAIGVPDDVKGEVCHCFVVLRDNVTFTGELKKELMSLVNSHIGKALCPKDIHVVEDLPKTRNSKVMRRVIKAAYLGKELGDLSSLVNPEVVPFIQGLQSSKL; encoded by the coding sequence TTGAAACAAGCAGTTTGGTTTCCAACAGAAGAGTATAAAGAAAAAACACGCTTATATGGTTGGATGAAATCATTGGGGTATGAAGATTATGAAACGTTTTATAATAAATCTATTGAAGAAACAGCTTGGTTTTGGGGAGAAGCTGAGAAAGTGGTTGGCTATCAATGGATGAAACCTTATACAGAAGTGTTAGACCTGCAAAATGGTACACCGTTTGCACAGTGGTATAATGGCGGAACATGTAACGTTGTAGAATCAGTTTTATCACGCTGGCTTGCAGATGATGAAACAAGAACGCAACCAGCACTTCAGTATGAAGGAGAAAATGGAACTTCAAAATCATTTACATATGAAGAACTTGATAGCTGGGTAAGTCGCGCTGCAAATGGTTTGAAACATGCGGGTATTGAAAAAGGCGACCGAGTAACAATTTATATGCCAATGATTCCAGAAACAGTTGTTGCGATGCTAGCTGTAATGAAAATCGGAGCAATTATTTCACCAATATTCTCAGGATTTGCGTCTGATGCAGTCATGACACGCGTGCAAGCAGCAGGATCAAAGATGATCATTACTGCAGATGGTTTTTCACGCCGAGGTAAGATTGTTTCATTAAAAGATGAAGTAGATAAAGCTTGTGAGCATTGTCCAACTGTTGAAAAAGTCGTTATCGTGCGCCACGCAGGAAATGATTTTACACCGCATAATTATGATTTCTCATGGAGTACGTTAGAAAAAGAAAAGCCATTTGTACATGCTGAAGAAATGCATAGTGACGATCCGTTAATGCTCATTTATACATCAGGTACAACAGGAAAACCGAAAGGGACCGTGCACACTCATGCTGGTTTCCCTTTGAAAGCAGCATTTGATGCAGGGTTTGGGATGAATATAAAACAAGGCGACCGCGTATTATGGGTAACTGATATGGGCTGGATGATGGGACCATTTTTACTATTTGGCTCTCTCATTAATGGAGCAACGATGGTTATGTACGAAGGTGTTCCGGATTTCCCAAAAGCAGATCGTTTATGGGAGACAGTTGATAAATATGAAATTACACATCTTGGTATATCACCAACATTAATTCGTGCGTTAATGGCAAAAGGTGATGAGTATGTAAATAAACATTCGCTTAAGAGTTTAGAAGTATTTGCCTCAACAGGCGAGCCTTGGAATCCAGATCCTTGGATGTGGCTATTTGAAACAGTTGGAAAAAGTAATGTGCCAATTTGTAACTATTCGGGCGGAACTGAAATTTCTGGTGGGATTTTCGGAAATGTCCTTATTAAACCAATTGCACCGATAAGCTTTAACGCTTCTTTACCAGGAATGGCAGCGGTTGTGCTCGATGATCAAGGTAATCCAATTCGTGATGAAGTTGGAGAATTATGTTTAGAGAAACCTTGGGTTGGTATGACGAAAAGTTTCTGGGAAGACGATGAGCGTTATGTGAACACATATTGGTCACGTTTTGAAAATAAATGGGTTCACGGTGACTGGGTGGTTTATGATGGTGAGCAATATATTATTACAGGGCGCTCAGATGATACGCTAAACATTGCTGGAAAACGCATTGGACCTGCTGAATATGAATCTATTCTTGTGAAGCATAATGATGTCATAGAAGCTGCCGCGATTGGTGTACCAGATGATGTAAAAGGTGAAGTTTGTCATTGTTTTGTAGTATTAAGAGATAATGTAACATTTACAGGAGAATTAAAGAAAGAATTAATGAGTTTAGTAAACTCTCATATTGGAAAAGCATTATGTCCAAAAGATATTCACGTTGTAGAAGATTTACCGAAAACACGTAATTCTAAAGTAATGCGACGCGTCATTAAAGCTGCTTATTTAGGGAAAGAACTAGGTGATTTATCATCACTTGTAAACCCTGAAGTAGTGCCATTTATTCAGGGATTGCAGTCTAGTAAATTATAA